GCGATGTCGCCGCACACCCGGCCCGGATCGACCTCGCCGCCCGCCTCTGCGCCCTCGCACCGGTCGATTCGCCGCGCGTCCACTTCGCCGTCTCCGGCGCCGATGCGGTCGAAATCGCCTGGAAGACCGCACTTCTCGCCTCCGGCAGGTCTCGCCTCCTCGCCTTCGATCCCGGCTACCACGGCCTCTCCTTCGGTGCGCTCGCCGCGACTTCCCGCCGCGAGTTCCGCGCGCCGTTCCTCGACCAGCTCTCCTCGCACGTCGACCGGCTACCGTTCGCCTGTCCGCTCGCGCTGGTAGCGGAACATCTCGACTCGTCCACGGCCGCGGTGATCGTCGAGCCGATCGTGGGACGGGAGGGGGTTCTCGTGCCGCCCGAAGGCTGGCTCTCCGGACTCGCGCGGCTTTGCCGCGAGGCCGGCGCCGCCTTGATCCTCGACGAGATCCTCACCGGTTTCGGTCGCACCGGCCGCGACTTCGCCTGCGATCACGAAGCCGTGCGCCCGGATCTCCTGTGCTGCGGCAAGGCTCTCGGCGGTGGCTTGCCGATTGCGGCGGTCGTCGGCCGGGCCGACCTGATGGAGGCCTGGCGCCGCGGCGGCGAGGCCCTCCACACCGGGACCTTCGTCGCCCATCCGCTCGCCTGCGCCGCAGCGCTCGCCACCCTCGACGTCATCGCGCAAGAGCAGCTCGCCCGTCGCGCCGTCGAGATCGGCCGGCGCATCGCCGCGGCGCTCGCGAGTGCGCTGCCGGCCCGCTCCTGCCTGCGCGGTCGCGGCGCCCTGTGGGGTTTGGAGCTGCCCGACGCCGAGAGCGCCGCGAGGCTCGTCGACCGGCTCCGCCAGCGTGGCCTGCTCGCGCTGCGCGGCGGCCCTTCGGGCCGGGTCGTGGAGCTCCTGCCGCCGCTCGTCATCACCCCTGCCCAGCTCGACTTCGCGCTCGCCGTTCTCGGCGAGGCGCTCGCGGAGGTTTCGGAGCCAGCGGAGCCGGCGGCCACCGAGGCTACCGAGCGATGACGCCCGCCTCTCTCAAGTTCGCTTTCATCGGCAGCCACGGCGTCGGCAAGACGACCCTCTGCTACGGCCTCGCCGCCCGCCTGAAGCGCCGCGACGTGGCGCTCGAGATCGTCCACGAGGTGGCGCGGCGCTGCCCGCTGCCGATCAACTCCGGGACCACCGCCGAGGCACAGCGCTGGATCCTGCACACCCAGATCGCCGAGGAGATCCTCGCCTCGGCGCGTTACCCGGTGGTGCTCTGCGACCGCAGCGTCCTCGACAACTACGTCTACTTCCTGCTCGCCGCCGGCTCCGACCCGGCGCTCGACCGCCTGGTCTCCGACTGGCTCGCCGGCTACGACCTGCTGATCCAGGTACCGATCCTCGAAGCACCCCGGGCCGACGGCATCCGCGCCGCCGACCCGAACTTCCAGCGCGCCGTCGACCTCCGCCTGCGCGCCGAGGTGGCGGCGCGCGGAATCGCGACCCTCGACCTCGAGGCGGCGCGCTCCGCCGATTGGCTCGAAGAGGTCGAAGCCCACGCCCTGCGCCGGCTCCGCCCCGCCCAGCTCGAGCTGCTCTAGCGTTCGATCGGCGTCGCCGGCCGCATCGGGCCGAGCGCCGCGTCGCCGGGATAGAGGACACGCTCGAGAAAGAGGCCCGAAGGCGGCGCGGTCGTCTCCGCCGGCTGGAACTGCGCCGGCTTGGACGGATCGAGCAGTCCTTCGAGCGCCGCGAGGGTCAGGGTGCCACCGCCCACCTCGACCAGCGCGCCGACGATCCGCCGCACCATCTTCCACAGGAAGTGCGACGCCACGACGCGCACCAGGATGAGCTCGCCCGCGACCTCCACCTCGCAGCGCTCCACGACCACGATGGTCGAAGTCTGCTCGAGCGGCTTCTCGCAGAAGCGGGCGAAATCGTGCCGTCCGGCGAGGAGCTGGGCCGCGGCGCGCATCGCACCGACATCGAGCGGCCGGCGCACCCACCAGACGAAGCGCTTGGCGAGCGCCGTCCGCCGCCGTGAGATCTGGTAGAGGTAGCTGCGCGAGGTCGCGGTGTGGCGGGCGTGAAAGCGGTCGCCGGCCGGCTCGATCGACAGCAGGTGGATGTCGGCCGGGAGCGCTTCGTTGACGGCGCGCAAGATCTCTTCCCGGCGCAGCTTCCCGGCAGTCTTCACGTGCGCCACCTGCGCCAGGGCGTGCACGCCGGCGTCGGTCCGGCCCGAGCCTGCGAGCTCCACCTTCTCTCCCGCGGCCGCTTCGAAGGCCTGCCGCACCTCGCCGGCGACGGTGCGGGCGTTCTTCTGCTCCTGCCACCCGCGGTAGCGGGTTCCTTCGTATTCGAGGGTCAGACGATAGGTGGGCATTTGGACGCTAGAATAGCCGTACTTTGGGACTCGCTTCGCGGCTCGCTCAGATTCCGCTCTTCGCGCACTTCCGCGCGCCGGAGATCGAAGCGCTCGCCGCCTGCGCCGTCGGGCGTGCTTATGCCGCCCAGGCGGGCATCCTCCGCCAGGGTGAGCCGACGTTGGATGTCTACGTCGTGGATCGCGGCCTGGTCGACATCCAGCGCACCACGCCCTACGGCCAGTTCACCATCGCGCAGCTGGGCAGCGGCCAGCTCTTCGGCGAGACCAGCTTCGTCGACTCGAGCACGCGCTCGGGCGACGCGGTCGCGCACACCGAGACGGCGCTCGTCGCGCTGCAATCGGCGCCGACGCGCGACCTCATCGCACGCGACAAGCGCGTCGCGGTGGCGCTCTACTGGGCGTTCTGGAAAAGCCTCTCGGCGAAGCTGCGCAGCACCAACGAGCAGCTCGGCCGCTTCTTCTCGCAGGGTCCCAGATCCGCCGTCGAGAAGCCCCCGCTCTCGAAGTCGCTGACCGGCGAGTTCCGGCTCGACATCGCGGCCAAGCGCGATCTGTTCGCCGAACAGAAACTCTCGCCGCTCGAAATCAACTTCCTGACCTCGCTCTCCAAGGAGCGCAAGCTCAAAGGCGGCCAGATCGTCTTTCACGAGGGTGATCCGGGTGACGCCATGTACGTCGTGCTCGAGGGGCGGATCCTGATCAGCAAGTTCATCCCCGGCGCCGGCGAAGAGGCCCTGGCGTTTCTCGAACGCGGCGACTACTTCGGCGAGATGGCCTTGATCGACAGCGCGCCGCGCTCGGCGCAGGCGCGGGCCCACGACGGCGGCGCTGTGGTGCTGGCGATTCCGGCCGAAGTAGTGGCGGGGATCCTCGACGTCCGCAAAGTCTCGTCGCTGCCGCTGCTCAAGATCCTCTGTGGCCTGGTCGCGAAGCGCCTGCGCGAGGTCGACGACAAGATCGTCGGCTGGTACATCCTCTCCGGCGGCGAGTCGAATCAGGTCGGCTGACTCGCGGCGCGCGCCAGGACCTTTCTCGCCACGCCGGTGAGCGGCAAGCCGCCGGCCGCCTCGCGGCCCCACCAGTGAAGGTCCGCGGTCGCCGCGCCGTCGCTCGCGCGAGCGCTACCGCCGACCACACCGGGCTCGGCCCCCGCTCCCTCAGCGAGCGTATCGCTCTCGACCCCAGCACCCTCCCCGGCCGGCGCATACACCGCTCGCCGCACCTCGATCGCGAAGCTGCGCGTGGTGATGGCGTGGCGCAGCCGGGTGACCTCCGCGCCGAGCGTCCAGAAGCCGCCGAAGGCTGCCGCCAGCTGCGCTTCGGGCGCCGCCGGCCCGCCCAGGTCGACCGCCGGAAAATCCCACAGCCCGGCGAGCTGCCCGGCGGACGGGCTCCGCCTGAAGAGCAGAACCCTTCCCCTCACCTCAACGAAGGCCACGAGCTGGCGGACGCGTTCAGCAGCGGGGCGCGGCTCGCTCGCCGGAAAGCTCTCCGCCGCTGCGAGCGCGCGGGCCTGACAACCTTCGGCCAGCGGGCAGACGGTGCAGCGCGGGGACCGCGGCGTGCAGACGGTCGCACCGAGCTCCATCAGGGCCTGGTTGCTGTCGCCTGGGCGGGCCGGGTCGAGAAAGCCCGCCGCGATAGCGAGCAGGGCGCTGCGGTCGCTCCGGCGCTTCGCCCCGGCGCTCCTGGCGGCGTAGCGGCAGACGACGCGCTCGACGTTGCCGTCGAGCACCGGAACCACTTCGGCGAAGGCGATGCTGGCGATCGCCGCCGCGGTGTAGGGCCCGATCCCCGGCAGGAGCTCGAGCTCGCGGGCCGTGCGGGGAAGGGCGCCGCCTTCGGCGACGATCGTCCTCGCCGCCGCCAGCAGCGCGCGGCAGCGCCGGTAGTATCCAAGCCCCGACCAGAGGGCGAGGACCTCGGCCTCGTCGGCCTCCGCCAGACTCGCGACGTCGGGAAAGCGCGCCAGGAAGCGCAGGTAGTAGGGCCTCGCGGTCTCGACCCGGGTCTGCTGGAGCATGATCTCTGAAATCCAGACGCCGTAGGGGTCGACGACCGGAAAACTGGACGCGCCCGGCGGGCTGTCCTCCCGGCGCCAGGGGAGGGCCCGCTTGTGGCGGTCGAACCAGGCCAGGAGTGCCTCACCGGGCTGCATGTTTGGCAGTGTATCCGCCCGGCATCGGCCGCTATTGGGGATAAATTCGCGAAAACGGCCAAATCGACCGGCCGCCAGAAAGGAATCGGCCCCGGTCGAAACCGGGGCCGAAGAAAAGAACCGCATGCGGGAGGTTCCGAGTTGGTTGGCTCTTAAGTGGCTATACCCCTGTTACTTAGGGGATCTAGGCGGGGCTTGAAGAGGGGTGGAGATCAACCGGATCTCGAAACTTCTGGGTGGGGTGATATTGGGGAAGTGGAACCTCCTCGCGCACGGTGATGACTCTGCTCTAACTGGTTAGCAAAACGGGTGCCAGTCCCCGCTTATTCCTGATCCCCCCTCCTTGCCCCAAGGGGCAGCGTTCTGGCGCGCGCGTCACCTTCGAAGTCCGGCGCCCACCGGCAGCGGCGCCGCGCAGGCCGCTCCCAGGCCGCCGCGAGCCGCCCGGCCGCGCAGAACGCGCTATCTTCCGGGGTTGGAGAATCGTCACCAATGCGAAGGCTCTTCTTTCTTCTGCTCCTCGTCACCCTGGTCGGTCTCGTCGTCGCTGGCGGCAGCTACCTCTTGCTGCAGCGCGCAGAGGCGCCCGGCTGGGGCAGCGACAAGATCCTCACTCTCACCCTCGACCGGCCGCTGCGCGAACAGGCCCTCGAGCCCACCTTGCCGTTCCTGGATCCCGAGGAGCAGGCCTCGCTCGCCCTGCTTTACCGCGGATTTCTCGCCGCCCGCACCGATCCGTCCGTGGTCGGCGTCGCGCTCTACATTCAGGACGCCTCCTTCGGCCTGGCCAAGGCGCAGGAGTTTCGCCGCCAGATCGCCGAGCTCGACAAGGCCGGCAAGCCCGTCCACTGCTTTCTCGAGACGGCCGGCGAAGGCGGCAACGGGACGCTCGAGTACTACCTCGCCTCGGCCTGCACGTCGCTCGCCCTTGCCCCGGCGGGCGAGATCAACCTGCTTGGCCTCTACGCTGACGGTCTCTTCCTGCGTGGCGGGCTCGAGAAGCTCCGCATCGAGCCGAGCTTCCTGACCGCCGGCGAGTTCAAGAGCGCCGCCGAGATCTTCACCGAAGTCCGCCATTCGCCGGCCGCGAAGGTCGCGCTCGACGCCCTGCTCGACAGCTTCTTCAGCCAGATCGTCGACGGGATCGCGGCCGCGCGCGAACGCGATGCCGAGACGGTCCGGGCCTGGGTGGACGCCGCGCCCGTCTCTGCCGCGGAGGCCCTCGAGAAGGGCCTGGTCGACGAGCTCGCCTACCCGGACGAGTTCCGCGACGGCCTCGACGCGCTCGGCGACGGCGCCGGGGAGGATGCCGAGCGCGTCGATTTCCTCGACTACGCGCGCGGTGTGAGCCGCCACCTCGCGGGCGGCAAGCGCATCGCCGTGCTCTTCGCCCAGGGCGCCATCGTGCGCG
The window above is part of the Thermoanaerobaculia bacterium genome. Proteins encoded here:
- a CDS encoding aspartate aminotransferase family protein — protein: MLPRGDLLPELLTPLPGPVSRELSRTLAGCEAPGINTLGGADEPALVWRAACGANVLDVDGNRFLDLTSGFGAAAIGHRHPRVVAEITRQAGDLLHGLGDVAAHPARIDLAARLCALAPVDSPRVHFAVSGADAVEIAWKTALLASGRSRLLAFDPGYHGLSFGALAATSRREFRAPFLDQLSSHVDRLPFACPLALVAEHLDSSTAAVIVEPIVGREGVLVPPEGWLSGLARLCREAGAALILDEILTGFGRTGRDFACDHEAVRPDLLCCGKALGGGLPIAAVVGRADLMEAWRRGGEALHTGTFVAHPLACAAALATLDVIAQEQLARRAVEIGRRIAAALASALPARSCLRGRGALWGLELPDAESAARLVDRLRQRGLLALRGGPSGRVVELLPPLVITPAQLDFALAVLGEALAEVSEPAEPAATEATER
- a CDS encoding ATP-binding protein, with the protein product MTPASLKFAFIGSHGVGKTTLCYGLAARLKRRDVALEIVHEVARRCPLPINSGTTAEAQRWILHTQIAEEILASARYPVVLCDRSVLDNYVYFLLAAGSDPALDRLVSDWLAGYDLLIQVPILEAPRADGIRAADPNFQRAVDLRLRAEVAARGIATLDLEAARSADWLEEVEAHALRRLRPAQLELL
- the truA gene encoding tRNA pseudouridine(38-40) synthase TruA, whose translation is MPTYRLTLEYEGTRYRGWQEQKNARTVAGEVRQAFEAAAGEKVELAGSGRTDAGVHALAQVAHVKTAGKLRREEILRAVNEALPADIHLLSIEPAGDRFHARHTATSRSYLYQISRRRTALAKRFVWWVRRPLDVGAMRAAAQLLAGRHDFARFCEKPLEQTSTIVVVERCEVEVAGELILVRVVASHFLWKMVRRIVGALVEVGGGTLTLAALEGLLDPSKPAQFQPAETTAPPSGLFLERVLYPGDAALGPMRPATPIER
- a CDS encoding cyclic nucleotide-binding domain-containing protein, encoding MGLASRLAQIPLFAHFRAPEIEALAACAVGRAYAAQAGILRQGEPTLDVYVVDRGLVDIQRTTPYGQFTIAQLGSGQLFGETSFVDSSTRSGDAVAHTETALVALQSAPTRDLIARDKRVAVALYWAFWKSLSAKLRSTNEQLGRFFSQGPRSAVEKPPLSKSLTGEFRLDIAAKRDLFAEQKLSPLEINFLTSLSKERKLKGGQIVFHEGDPGDAMYVVLEGRILISKFIPGAGEEALAFLERGDYFGEMALIDSAPRSAQARAHDGGAVVLAIPAEVVAGILDVRKVSSLPLLKILCGLVAKRLREVDDKIVGWYILSGGESNQVG
- a CDS encoding A/G-specific adenine glycosylase, which translates into the protein MQPGEALLAWFDRHKRALPWRREDSPPGASSFPVVDPYGVWISEIMLQQTRVETARPYYLRFLARFPDVASLAEADEAEVLALWSGLGYYRRCRALLAAARTIVAEGGALPRTARELELLPGIGPYTAAAIASIAFAEVVPVLDGNVERVVCRYAARSAGAKRRSDRSALLAIAAGFLDPARPGDSNQALMELGATVCTPRSPRCTVCPLAEGCQARALAAAESFPASEPRPAAERVRQLVAFVEVRGRVLLFRRSPSAGQLAGLWDFPAVDLGGPAAPEAQLAAAFGGFWTLGAEVTRLRHAITTRSFAIEVRRAVYAPAGEGAGVESDTLAEGAGAEPGVVGGSARASDGAATADLHWWGREAAGGLPLTGVARKVLARAASQPT
- the sppA gene encoding signal peptide peptidase SppA, producing MRRLFFLLLLVTLVGLVVAGGSYLLLQRAEAPGWGSDKILTLTLDRPLREQALEPTLPFLDPEEQASLALLYRGFLAARTDPSVVGVALYIQDASFGLAKAQEFRRQIAELDKAGKPVHCFLETAGEGGNGTLEYYLASACTSLALAPAGEINLLGLYADGLFLRGGLEKLRIEPSFLTAGEFKSAAEIFTEVRHSPAAKVALDALLDSFFSQIVDGIAAARERDAETVRAWVDAAPVSAAEALEKGLVDELAYPDEFRDGLDALGDGAGEDAERVDFLDYARGVSRHLAGGKRIAVLFAQGAIVRGGSGGDSFASESFLGSDDMAGELRALADDDSVVAVVLRIDSPGGSALASDLILREVEQLRARKPVVASMSDVAASGGYYIAARATRIVAEPATITGSIGVVTGKLATGRFQEELLGITHDPLQRGANADLYSGLKPFDERQTAVLRRRVNEIYGRFLDHVAEGRKLSRAAVEAVAEGRVWTGADALAVGLVDELGGIDRAIALAREQAEVPESDRLPLVFLPKPPSFWELFSTDSGPGLEARLLALVEARLAGELAGRLGARYGAALPPPVARPRLELEIDGGWQALAQGL